A window from Montipora capricornis isolate CH-2021 chromosome 7, ASM3666992v2, whole genome shotgun sequence encodes these proteins:
- the LOC138055506 gene encoding uncharacterized protein, which produces MEEETIDVRWQRVKGVVTSTCSEVLGPRNSNHKGWISTETLKKIEERKAKNVAVNNSRTRIAKAKTQEEYKGVNRSVKRSLKADKRHYLESLAAEAEEAAYQGNMRVLYATIRDLSGKHSKPERPVKDKDRQSISDLEGQKKRWLEHFEDLLNQGPVSGKSRELFGPEKPVVKLQSAHFEKLIL; this is translated from the coding sequence ATGGAAGAGGAAACCATTGACGTAAGGTGGCAGAGGGTGAAAGGAGTGGTCACATCGACATGCAGTGAAGTGCTGGGTCCGAGGAATTCCAACCACAAGGGGTGGATTTCCACAGAGACACTGAAGAAGATTGAAGAAAGGAAAGCAAAGAATGTGGCTGTTAACAACAGCCGAACACGAATTGCAAAAGCTAAGACGCAAGAGGAGTATAAAGGGGTGAACAGGAGTGTCAAAAGGAGCCTTAAGGCAGACAAACGCCACTATCTAGAGTCGCTGGCAGCAGAGGCTGAAGAGGCAGCTTATCAGGGAAATATGCGGGTTCTTTATGCTACCATACGGGATCTATCGGGAAAACATAGCAAGCCAGAGAGACCGGTGAAAGATAAGGATAGGCAATCAATATCTGATTTAGAGGGACAGAAGAAGAGATGGCTGGAGCATTTTGAGGACCTGCTcaaccaggggcctgtttctggaaagtcccgagaacttttcgggcccgaaaagccagtcgtcaagCTGCAATCTGCTCATTTTGAAAAgctgatcctttaa